DNA from Leptospira mayottensis 200901116:
ATCAAGATCAGCAGTATGAGAAATAAATCCAACCGCTTGGAAGAACTCTTTCTCAAATTGGTGGAGAAAAAATTATGAATTTAATCGAAAAATACAACGCATTCAAGACTATCATCATCAAGGAAACGATTCGAATTCTACGTATTTGGGTTCAAACAATCATTCCGCCGGGAATCACGATCACACTTTACTTTATCATCTTTGGAAAATTGATCGGTTCTCAAATCGGTAGTATTGGAAATCACACCTATATCCAATTTATTGTTCCGGGCCTTGTGATGATGTCCGTAATCATCAATTCGTATAACAACGTGGTTTCCTCCTTTTTCGGGGCAAAATTTCAAAAGAACATAGAGGAGATTTTGGTTTCACCCACTCCTCCTTCTTTGATAGTACTTGGTTTTACGATCGGCGGGGTAATTCGAGGAATGTCAGTCGGAATTCTCGTGATTGCGATTTCACTTTTTTTCACGGAATTGGAAGTATATCATTTTCCGATGCTAATCACCTCTGTGTTTTTAAGCTCTCTTTTGTTTTCTCTTGGAGGATTGTTAAACGCACTTTATGCAAAAAAGTTCGACGACGTAACGATTATCCCAACTTTCATTTTAACTCCTTTGACATATTTAGGAGGAGTTTTCTACTCGATCCAAATGCTTCCTCCATTTTGGCAGAACGTTTCCAAACTGAATCCGATTTTGTATATGGTGAATGCATTTCGTTACGGATTTTTAGGTGTGAGCGATATTGAACCGTGGTTCGCTCTTTCCATGATTGGAGCCACAACCTTATCGTTATACATTCTCTCTGTACACTTATTGAAAAAAGGGATCGGAATCCGAAATTAATCGATCTCCAGTCTATGAGCGTCTCCGAGGAAATCCGTTCCCTTTTAAATTCTTCCCTGAACCCTTACAGGTTGGAAGTCGAAGATTTAAGTGCAGAACACGCAGGGCATACCGGAAATCCGGAAAACAGACCGGAAGGAACTCATATGAAAATCGTATTGGTCTCTTCGAAATTTTCAGGGAAATCAAAAGTAGAACAACATAGAATGGTCTATTCTATTCTCAAACCATGGATCGACCGGGGTTTACACGCAATTA
Protein-coding regions in this window:
- a CDS encoding ABC transporter permease, with amino-acid sequence MNLIEKYNAFKTIIIKETIRILRIWVQTIIPPGITITLYFIIFGKLIGSQIGSIGNHTYIQFIVPGLVMMSVIINSYNNVVSSFFGAKFQKNIEEILVSPTPPSLIVLGFTIGGVIRGMSVGILVIAISLFFTELEVYHFPMLITSVFLSSLLFSLGGLLNALYAKKFDDVTIIPTFILTPLTYLGGVFYSIQMLPPFWQNVSKLNPILYMVNAFRYGFLGVSDIEPWFALSMIGATTLSLYILSVHLLKKGIGIRN
- a CDS encoding BolA family protein, which encodes MSVSEEIRSLLNSSLNPYRLEVEDLSAEHAGHTGNPENRPEGTHMKIVLVSSKFSGKSKVEQHRMVYSILKPWIDRGLHAIILETREQD